Proteins from one Camelina sativa cultivar DH55 chromosome 8, Cs, whole genome shotgun sequence genomic window:
- the LOC104709377 gene encoding F-box protein At5g25290-like, whose amino-acid sequence MTYNTGHGPKLVHIVVRPLMHEYVNDRLATKIGEKTINLPPLESIKGGQYNLERVGDKEFKEVGIRDHTSCIIQKAKNLRGLLWVDEKKEEYVLVWYFHISQNHMIEYIAVCKNGEDHYREILTRLGLPVIYDMVLLPFGDSLYVSTTSGYIYKLDLSGKEVLETISFLRPPYPSSDDKTVLSNNIAVTISGEVLLVQRIFYQSKGQNIFRLYKKDPNHKRRPLVKVDSLGDEAMLLDLGITVPADRNLGIEPNSIYFTRHDRSCKRGWGTLHLDICVFNLATQKIKCFPWPSLSKLKLKDPRWFLPS is encoded by the exons ATGACTTACAACACAGGACATGGTCCTAAACTTGTTCATATAGTAGTGAGGCCATTGATGCACGAATATGTGAACGATAGGCTTGCTACGAAAATTGG CGAGAAAACGATCAATCTTCCACCTCTAGAGTCAATCAAAGGTGGCCAATATAATCTTGAGCGAGTTGGAGATAAAGAATTCAAGGAGGTAGGAATTAGAGATCATACCTCTTGTATCATCCAAAAAGCCAAAAATTTGAGAGGTCTTTTATGGGtagatgagaagaaggaagagtacGTTCTTGTTTGGTACTTCCACATCAGTCAAAATCATATGATTGAGTATATAGCCGTTTGCAAGAACGGTGAAGATCATTACCGTGAGATACTAACACGCTTGGGGTTACCAGTCATATATGATATGGTACTATTACCTTTTGGTGACAGTCTTTACGTCTCAACGACTAGTGGTTACATTTATAAACTTGATTTGTCTGGAAAAGAAGTTTTAGAGACTATATCATTTCTTCGGCCACCATATCCTTCGAGTGATGATAAAACAGTACTTAGCAATAACATTGCTGTTACAATATCAGGAGAGGTTTTATTGGTTCAGAGGATCTTTTACCAATCAAAAGGGCAAAACATCTTCCGTCTTTACAAAAAGGATCCTAATCATAAAAGGAGGCCGCTTGTTAAGGTTGATTCTCTAGGTGATGAGGCCATGCTTCTTGATTTGGGTATCACCGTGCCTGCTGATCGTAACCTTGGTATTGAACCAAACTCCATATATTTCACTCGTCATGACCGTTCTTGTAAACGTGGATGGGGAACTTTGCACCTGGACATATGTGTGTTCAACCTTGCAACCCAGAAAATCAAATGTTTCCCGTGGCCAAGTCTCTCCAAATTAAAGCTCAAGGATCCTCGATGGTTTCTCCcatcttga
- the LOC104706852 gene encoding F-box protein At5g25290-like — protein METPNSSLWSELPMDILTSVFERLSFVDLHRTKIVCSNWYSCSKQTLLCKERPPLLILFPENDVCALYNPDEARVYKTKRDFSGIRFLANSGKWFLVLDSVSNLYIIDFFGEKRIDLPPLESMKRDHYSLERVGDNEFKKVVVHGVGRPSIIFLNAKDLRGLLWVDEKKEEYVAVWYFNVSHKIPIDYIAVCKNGEDHYRRIPTRLYYPAISDMVLQGGGGDSLYVSTSSQCMQKLDLSGQEGFKDLTKNDDTLMPFRPRDHVYETTVSYNIAVTTSGEVLLVRRIFNETRHRIFRLYKKDPNPGPDAIINDPNPLVEVHSLGNEALLLDLGITVPADHTLGIEPNSIYFTRHDRACKRGRKPSCLDICVFNLATKNLKRFPGLSNLRLTDARWFLPS, from the coding sequence ATGGAGACTCCTAATTCTAGCCTTTGGTCGGAGCTTCCGATGGACATATTAACATCTGTGTTCGAACGTCTAAGTTTTGTGGATTTACACCGCACTAAGATCGTGTGTTCGAATTGGTACTCGTGTTCGAAACAAACATTGCTCTGTAAGGAAAGACCTCCATTGCTGATTCTGTTTCCAGAGAACGATGTTTGTGCTCTGTATAACCCGGATGAAGCTAGGGTTTACAAAACTAAACGAGACTTTTCAGGGATCAGATTCTTGGCAAATTCAGGCAAATGGTTCCTGGTGCTAGATTCTGTTTCAAATCTCtatatcattgatttttttggcGAGAAGAGGATTGATCTTCCACCTCTAGAGTCGATGAAGAGGGATCACTATAGTCTTGAACGAGTCGGAGATAATGAATTCAAGAAGGTAGTAGTACACGGAGTCGGACGTCCCTCAATTATCTTCCTGAATGCGAAAGATCTAAGAGGTCTTTTGTGGGtagatgagaagaaagaagagtacGTTGCAGTCTGGTACTTCAACGTGAGTCACAAGATTCCGATTGATTATATTGCGGTTTGCAAGAACGGGGAAGATCATTACCGTAGGATTCCAACACGCTTGTATTATCCAGCCATATCTGATATGGTACTCCagggtggtggtggtgatagtCTTTACGTTTCAACGAGTAGTCAATGTATGCAAAAACTGGATTTGTCTGGACAAGAAGGTTTCAAAGATTTGACCAAGAATGATGATACCCTTATGCCATTTCGTCCGCGTGATCATGTTTATGAAACAACAGTTAGCTATAACATTGCAGTTACAACATCAGGAGAGGTTTTGTTGGTCCGGAGAATCTTTAACGAAACAAGGCATAGGATCTTCCGTTTATACAAAAAGGATCCTAATCCAGGCCCTGATGCTATTATCAACGACCCGAACCCGCTTGTTGAGGTACATTCTCTAGGTAATGAGGCACTGCTTCTTGATTTGGGTATCACCGTGCCTGCTGACCATACCCTTGGTATCGAACCAAACTCTATCTATTTCACCCGTCATGACCGTGCTTGTAAACGTGGCCGAAAACCTTCATGCCTGGACATATGTGTGTTCAACCTTGCAACAAAGAACCTCAAACGCTTCCCCGGTCTCTCCAACTTGAGGCTCACGGATGCTCGATGGTTTCTCCCGTCAtga
- the LOC104706851 gene encoding protein fork head-like gives MAITSSRTTTTRSNGPALRSKSPSGRFCGVYSNGSSGFASSTSSSFSSPSTAFFSSHNHHNNNNHNNHHRSASPTRVNLFTSAPMTQSFRYSIDNSRSISPNRSIAVSSNQPSNHHHHHHKIPDSRRRCMCSPTTHPGSFRCSLHKNVANPHGQGATSYPTNSLNMRRSAMTNSLVRIGGVEGEWVRRALTTLIRPSSHQLKRRAAYEPRRSRLASMSKAEEDH, from the coding sequence ATGGCGATTACATCTTCtagaaccaccaccaccagatcAAACGGACCTGCGCTCCGATCCAAATCGCCGTCGGGACGTTTCTGCGGCGTTTACTCAAACGGTTCTTCCGGCTTCGCTTCATCCACAAGCTCGAGTTTCTCGTCTCCGTCGACGGCGTTTTTCAGCAGCCACAATCACCACAACAATAACAACCATAATAACCACCACAGATCTGCTTCCCCGACGCGTGTGAATCTCTTCACATCAGCTCCGATGACGCAATCGTTTCGTTACTCGATCGACAACAGCAGATCTATATCTCCGAATCGATCTATCGCCGTTTCGTCTAATCAGCCTAgcaatcaccatcatcatcatcataagatTCCGGATTCGAGGAGGAGATGTATGTGTTCTCCGACGACGCATCCTGGTTCGTTCCGGTGTAGTCTACACAAGAACGTAGCGAATCCGCACGGTCAAGGCGCAACGTCGTATCCTACGAATAGTTTGAATATGCGTAGATCTGCTATGACGAATTCGCTGGTGAGGATTGGTGGCGTTGAAGGTGAATGGGTGAGAAGAGCTTTGACTACGTTGATTAGACCGTCGTCTCATCAACTCAAGAGACGAGCTGCGTATGAGCCTCGTCGTAGCAGACTCGCGTCTATGTCGAAAGCAGAAgaagatcattaa
- the LOC104706853 gene encoding F-box protein At5g25290-like — MKTPNSGFWSDLPMDILTSVFGRLSFVDLHRAKIVCLNWYSCSKQRLLCKERPPLLILFPENDVCALYNPDEARVYKTKRDFSGIRFLANSGNWFLVLDSKSKLNIINLFSEKQIDLPPLESMNRDHYSLERVGDNEFKEVTTVLRVGRPSVIIRNAKDLRGLLWVDEKKEEYVAIWFFNVSHEIMIDYIAVCKNGEDHYRRVPPRLWFPAISDMVLRGGVSLYVSMSDQYMQKLDLSGQEGFEDLTKNDDTLMPFHPSNARRDFYETTINYNIAVTTSGEVLLVEIYFYKKTMQRRFSLFKKDPNPGPDAIINDPNPLVEVHSLGDEALLLDLGITVPADHTLGIEPNSIYFTRHDRACKRGRKPSCLDICVFNLATKNLKRFPGLSNLNLTDARWFLPS, encoded by the coding sequence ATGAAGACTCCTAATTCTGGCTTCTGGTCAGACCTCCCTATGGACATCTTGACATCTGTGTTTGGACGTTTGAGTTTTGTGGACTTACACCGCGCTAAGATTGTGTGTTTGAATTGGTATTCGTGTTCGAAACAAAGGTTGCTCTGTAAAGAAAGACCCCCATTGCTGATTCTGTTTCCAGAGAACGATGTTTGTGCTCTGTATAACCCGGATGAAGCTAGGGTTTACAAAACGAAAAGAGACTTTTCAGGGATCCGATTCTTGGCAAATTCAGGCAACTGGTTCTTGGTTCTTGATTCCAAATCTAAGCTCAACATCATAAATTTGTTTAGCGAGAAACAGATCGATCTTCCACCTTTAGAGTCGATGAACAGGGATCACTACAGTCTTGAACGAGTAGGAGATAATGAATTCAAAGAGGTCACTACAGTACTCCGAGTCGGACGTCCCTCAGTTATCATCAGGAATGCGAAAGATCTAAGAGGTCTTTTGTGGGtagatgagaagaaagaagagtacGTTGCAATCTGGTTCTTCAACGTGAGTCACGAGATTATGATTGATTATATTGCCGTTTGCAAGAACGGGGAAGATCATTACCGTAGGGTTCCACCACGCCTGTGGTTTCCAGCCATATCTGATATGGTACTCCGGGGTGGTGTTAGTCTTTACGTTTCAATGAGTGATCAATATATGCAAAAACTGGATTTGTCTGGACAAGAAGGTTTCGAAGATTTGACCAAGAATGATGATACCCTTATGCCATTTCATCCATCAAATGCTCGGCgtgatttttatgaaacaacaatTAACTATAACATTGCTGTTACGACATCAGGAGAGGTTTTGTTGGTCGAGAtctacttttacaaaaaaacaatgcaGAGGAGGTTCAGTCTCTTCAAGAAGGATCCTAATCCAGGCCCTGATGCTATTATCAACGACCCGAACCCGCTTGTTGAGGTACATTCTCTAGGTGATGAGGCACTGCTTCTTGATTTGGGTATCACGGTGCCTGCTGACCATACCCTTGGTATCGAACCAAACTCTATCTATTTCACCCGTCATGACCGTGCTTGTAAACGTGGCCGAAAACCTTCATGCCTGGACATATGTGTGTTCAACCTTGCAACAAAGAACCTCAAACGCTTCCCCGGTTTATCCAACTTAAACCTCACAGATGCTCGATGGTTTCTCCCCTCAtga